A genome region from Nicotiana tabacum cultivar K326 chromosome 13, ASM71507v2, whole genome shotgun sequence includes the following:
- the LOC107823138 gene encoding calcium-dependent protein kinase SK5 produces the protein MEPKPATEPKKSSVWVLPYKTQSLQSLYTIGKKLGQGQFGTTHLCIEKSSGNLYACKTIPKKKLICKEDYEDVWKEIQIMHHLSEHPNVVRIKGTYEDALYVHIVMELCAGGELFDRIVEKGHYSEREAAKLIKTIVGVVEACHSLGVMHRDLKPENFLFLSSDEDAALKATDFGLSVFYKPGETFSDVVGSPYYVAPEVLCKHYGHESDVWSAGVILYILLSGVPPFWAETDMGIFRQILRGKLDLESEPWPGISDSAKDLIRKILDRNPKRRLTAHEVLCHPWIVDDTVAPDKPLDSAVLSRLKQFSAMNKLKKMALRVIAERLSEEEIGGLKELFKMLDTDNSGTITFEELKEGLRRVGSELMESEIKDLMDAADIDNNGTIDYGEFIAATVHLNKLEREENLLSAFSYFDKDGSGYITIEELQQACKEFGLSELNLDEIIKDIDQDNDGQIDYKEFSAMMRKGTGGAVGRRTIRNNLNLGEALGLVQSEEIL, from the exons ATGGAACCAAAACCAGCAACTGAGCCCAAGAAATCATCTGTTTGGGTTCTTCCTTACAAGACTCAAAGCCTTCAGAGTCTTTACACAATAGGCAAAAAGTTAGGCCAAGGTCAATTTGGAACTACACATCTTTGTATAGAAAAATCAAGTGGCAATCTTTACGCTTGTAAGACAATACCCAAAAAGAAACTGATCTGTAAAGAAGATTATGAGGATGTTTGGAAAGAGATTCAAATAATGCATCATTTATCTGAACACCCAAATGTGGTAAGAATAAAGGGTACTTATGAAGATGCATTATATGTGCATATAGTTATGGAGCTTTGTGCTGGTGGAGAGCTTTTTGATAGGATTGTTGAGAAAGGACATTATAGTGAAAGAGAAGCTGCTAAGTTGATTAAAACAATTGTTGGTGTTGTTGAGGCTTGTCATTCATTAGGTGTTATGCATAGAGATCTCAAGCCTGAGAATTTCTTGTTTCTCAGTTCTGATGAGGATGCTGCTCTCAAGGCCACTGATTTTGGCCTCTCTGTTTTCTACAAACCAG GTGAAACATTTTCAGATGTTGTTGGAAGTCCTTATTATGTTGCCCCAGAGGTTTTATGCAAGCACTATGGACATGAATCAGATGTATGGAGTGCAGGAGTTATCTTGTACATATTACTTAGTGGTGTTCCCCCTTTTTGGGCAG AAACTGATATGGGAATATTTCGTCAGATACTGCGAGGCAAACTAGATCTTGAATCTGAACCTTGGCCTGGAATTTCAGATAGTGCCAAGGATTTGATACGTAAAATTCTTGATAGGAATCCAAAGAGGAGGTTAACTGCCCATGAAGTTTTGT GCCATCCATGGATTGTGGATGACACAGTGGCTCCTGATAAACCTCTTGACTCTGCAGTTCTTTCACGCCTCAAGCAGTTCTCAGCAATGAACAAACTAAAGAAAATGGCTTTACGT GTGATTGCCGAGAGGCTTTCAGAAGAAGAAATCGGTGGTCTCAAGGAGCTATTCAAAATGTTAGACACAGACAATAGTGGAACAATAACCTTCGAGGAATTAAAAGAGGGTTTGAGGCGAGTAGGTTCTGAACTGATGGAGTCTGAGATCAAGGATCTTATGGATGCG GCAGACATTGACAACAATGGAACAATAGACTATGGGGAATTTATTGCTGCTACTGTTCATTTGAACAAATTGGAAAGGGAAGAGAATCTGTTATCAGCCTTCTCTTATTTTGACAAAGATGGTAGTGGATACATAACTATCGAAGAACTTCAGCAAGCCTGCAAAGAATTTGGTCTTAGCGAGCTCAATCTTGATGAAATTATTAAAGATATTGATCAAGATAAT GATGGACAGATAGACTATAAGGAATTTTCTGCAATGATGAGGAAAGGCACAGGTGGAGCCGTTGGAAGGAGGACCATAAGAAACAATTTGAATTTAGGAGAAGCACTAGGACTCGTACAGAGTGAAGAAATCTTATGA